From a single Helicovermis profundi genomic region:
- a CDS encoding ATP-binding protein has product MKIAVLSGKGGTGKTFVSTNLAYVSKESTYLDCDVEEPNGRIFFKPIIDEVKEVKVKVPSYNQEQCDGCRKCVDICHFNALAFAKNKVVIFEELCHSCGGCSLVCPTGAMTEKDKIIGKIEYGNSENVRVGTGLLNIGEITGVPVINEIVEANYNTNDIIIDSPPGSSCSVMEAIKDVDYCVFVVEPTVFGIHNFKLVYELVKIFNKNSGIVINKHNDSNRLVEEFAKENNVTILKKIPFNKKIGLINSKGILIAKENKEYYKLFKDILDQIKEGEK; this is encoded by the coding sequence TTGAAAATTGCCGTATTAAGTGGTAAAGGTGGAACAGGAAAAACATTTGTATCTACAAATCTAGCTTACGTTTCAAAAGAATCGACTTATTTAGACTGTGATGTAGAGGAACCTAATGGCAGAATATTTTTTAAACCGATAATAGATGAAGTTAAAGAAGTTAAAGTTAAAGTTCCGAGTTACAATCAAGAGCAATGCGATGGATGTAGAAAATGTGTTGATATATGTCATTTTAATGCCCTAGCGTTTGCTAAAAATAAAGTTGTAATTTTCGAAGAACTTTGCCATTCTTGTGGAGGATGTAGCTTAGTTTGCCCTACGGGAGCAATGACAGAAAAGGATAAAATTATTGGTAAGATTGAATACGGTAACTCTGAAAATGTAAGAGTCGGAACAGGTCTTTTGAATATTGGAGAAATTACTGGGGTTCCTGTAATTAATGAAATTGTTGAAGCAAATTATAATACGAATGATATCATTATAGATTCACCTCCAGGAAGTTCTTGTTCTGTTATGGAAGCAATAAAAGATGTTGATTACTGTGTTTTTGTTGTTGAACCAACAGTTTTTGGAATTCATAATTTTAAGTTAGTTTATGAATTAGTAAAGATATTTAATAAAAATAGTGGAATAGTTATTAATAAACACAATGATTCTAATAGATTAGTTGAAGAATTTGCAAAAGAAAATAATGTAACTATTCTTAAGAAAATTCCTTTTAATAAAAAAATTGGATTGATTAATTCAAAGGGAATCTTAATTGCAAAAGAAAACAAAGAGTATT
- a CDS encoding NifB/NifX family molybdenum-iron cluster-binding protein: MKIAFPSTGEDLKSNVNDNFARAEKFIIVDSETSEFIAIENVAASAQGGAGPKAAQQLIDNDVDILVAPRCGQNAFDLLKVGEVKLYKSVGEDIETTLKLFNENKLSELTDIHSGFHKHG; encoded by the coding sequence ATGAAAATTGCATTTCCAAGTACAGGTGAAGATTTAAAATCAAATGTAAATGATAATTTTGCTAGAGCGGAAAAATTTATTATTGTTGATAGTGAAACTAGTGAATTTATTGCAATTGAAAATGTAGCAGCTTCAGCACAAGGCGGAGCAGGTCCAAAAGCAGCCCAACAATTAATTGATAATGATGTAGATATATTAGTTGCGCCAAGATGTGGTCAAAATGCATTTGACTTATTAAAAGTTGGTGAAGTTAAATTATATAAATCAGTAGGAGAAGATATTGAAACTACATTAAAATTATTTAATGAAAATAAACTTAGTGAATTAACGGATATTCATTCTGGATTTCATAAGCACGGTTAA
- a CDS encoding Mrp/NBP35 family ATP-binding protein, translating to MDSTPFQTKESQDLKIETHEMNQVKKVIGVVSGKGGVGKSLVTGMLAVNMRRKGYRVGVLDADITGPSIPRMFGLHRKAQGSEHGVLPERSSNDISVMSINLLLENEEDPVLWRGPIIANTLKQFWTDVIWGDIDYMFMDMPPGTGDIALTAFQSLPVDGIVIVTSPQDLVHMIVKKAYNMAKKMNVPVIGLVENMSYVECGDCGKQIKLFGESRIDEIAEELGTKVLAKMPIDPKIAQLCDNGEIEKFNHIALDEAAKYIEEKYSVEGK from the coding sequence ATGGATTCTACACCATTTCAAACAAAAGAAAGTCAGGATTTAAAGATTGAAACTCATGAAATGAATCAAGTTAAAAAAGTAATTGGAGTTGTTAGCGGTAAAGGTGGAGTAGGTAAATCACTTGTTACAGGAATGCTTGCAGTAAATATGAGAAGAAAAGGTTATAGAGTGGGAGTGCTTGATGCTGATATTACAGGGCCATCAATTCCTAGAATGTTTGGACTACATAGGAAAGCTCAGGGTTCTGAACATGGAGTACTTCCTGAAAGAAGTTCAAATGATATTAGTGTTATGAGTATAAATTTACTTCTTGAAAATGAAGAAGATCCAGTTCTTTGGAGAGGACCAATTATTGCTAATACTTTAAAACAATTTTGGACTGATGTTATTTGGGGTGATATTGATTATATGTTTATGGATATGCCTCCTGGAACTGGCGATATAGCTTTAACGGCATTTCAATCGTTACCAGTTGATGGAATAGTTATAGTAACTTCTCCTCAAGATTTAGTTCATATGATTGTAAAAAAAGCATATAATATGGCTAAAAAAATGAATGTTCCTGTAATTGGTTTAGTTGAGAATATGAGTTATGTTGAATGTGGAGATTGTGGAAAACAAATTAAATTATTTGGTGAAAGTAGAATTGATGAAATTGCTGAAGAGCTTGGAACAAAAGTATTAGCTAAAATGCCAATAGATCCTAAAATTGCTCAGCTTTGTGATAATGGAGAGATAGAAAAATTCAATCATATTGCGCTTGATGAAGCAGCTAAATACATTGAAGAAAAATATAGTGTAGAAGGTAAATAA
- a CDS encoding MerR family transcriptional regulator — protein sequence MFEKKDDIYSIGLVAKLINEHPETLRVWEKNNLIKPDRSSYQRKYSNEDIKRLKFIKYLLLEKKLNIAGVKQVIEMYSCWYVDNCEGGAKGNAKEKINRHKPCWKRENTFCLVLKDKSEWCNGCNIKKKCSNCGQSENC from the coding sequence ATGTTTGAAAAAAAAGATGATATATATTCTATAGGGTTAGTTGCAAAATTGATTAATGAACATCCAGAAACTCTTAGAGTGTGGGAAAAAAATAATCTAATAAAACCTGATAGATCATCATACCAAAGAAAATATTCTAATGAAGATATAAAAAGGTTGAAGTTTATTAAGTATTTGTTATTAGAAAAAAAACTTAATATTGCAGGCGTGAAACAAGTCATTGAAATGTATTCATGTTGGTATGTTGATAACTGCGAAGGTGGAGCTAAGGGTAATGCTAAAGAGAAAATCAATAGACATAAACCTTGCTGGAAAAGGGAGAATACCTTTTGTTTAGTATTAAAGGATAAATCTGAGTGGTGCAATGGTTGTAATATAAAGAAAAAGTGCTCTAATTGTGGCCAAAGTGAAAATTGCTAA
- a CDS encoding iron-sulfur cluster assembly scaffold protein yields the protein MYSEVVFKHFLAPKNIGKIIDPDGEAAVGDPGCGDNLELFIRVEDDIIVDLKYLVYGCASAIATSSVTSVLAIGKTIEEALKIEDEDVINELEGLPEAKYHCSNLGVTALRMAIDDYRKKK from the coding sequence TTGTATTCAGAAGTTGTGTTTAAACATTTTTTAGCACCTAAAAATATTGGTAAAATAATAGATCCGGATGGAGAAGCAGCAGTAGGTGATCCTGGTTGTGGTGATAATCTAGAATTATTTATTAGAGTTGAGGATGATATAATTGTAGATTTAAAGTATCTTGTTTATGGATGTGCATCTGCAATTGCAACAAGTAGTGTTACCTCAGTGCTTGCAATTGGAAAAACAATCGAGGAAGCGCTTAAAATTGAAGACGAAGATGTAATAAATGAATTAGAAGGTCTTCCTGAAGCTAAGTATCATTGCTCAAATTTGGGAGTTACTGCTTTAAGAATGGCGATTGATGATTATAGAAAAAAAAAATAG
- a CDS encoding CvfB family protein — protein sequence MIEVGKFYNLEVVNIKDIGVYLNEKGEGGLDSVFLPKSEVPKDVELGYLLDVFIYRDSKDRLIATRKKPLIKLGEIEVLEVVDINKVGAFLDWGLGKNLLLPFKEQIIEVKKDDKCVVKMYVDKSGRLCATAKLYNILEMNAPYKTGDLVKGVAYQIKDDMGIFVAIDNKYHGMIPKREIYGDVKVGDLLEARVTNVRNDGKLDISVREKSHLQIENDYKIVVEKLVENNGFLPYNDKTDKEIINKEFKMSKRAFKKVVGRLLKENKIEFKDNGIQSL from the coding sequence ATGATAGAAGTTGGTAAGTTTTATAATCTTGAAGTTGTAAATATTAAAGATATTGGAGTATATTTAAATGAAAAAGGTGAAGGTGGACTAGATAGCGTATTTTTGCCTAAATCAGAAGTTCCAAAGGATGTTGAATTAGGATATTTATTAGATGTTTTTATCTATAGAGATTCAAAAGATAGACTAATTGCAACAAGAAAAAAGCCACTAATTAAGTTGGGTGAAATAGAAGTATTAGAAGTAGTTGATATTAATAAAGTTGGAGCATTTTTAGATTGGGGTCTTGGTAAAAATCTTCTATTACCATTTAAAGAGCAAATAATTGAAGTAAAAAAAGATGATAAATGCGTGGTAAAAATGTATGTTGATAAAAGTGGAAGACTATGTGCAACTGCAAAACTTTATAATATTCTTGAAATGAATGCGCCTTATAAAACTGGAGACTTGGTTAAGGGAGTAGCCTATCAGATAAAAGATGATATGGGCATTTTTGTTGCCATAGACAATAAGTATCATGGAATGATTCCTAAAAGGGAAATATATGGTGATGTTAAGGTAGGAGATTTGCTTGAAGCTAGGGTTACAAATGTAAGAAATGATGGTAAACTTGACATTTCTGTAAGAGAAAAATCACATTTACAAATTGAAAACGATTACAAAATAGTAGTTGAAAAGTTAGTTGAAAACAATGGGTTTTTACCATATAACGATAAAACTGATAAAGAAATTATAAATAAAGAATTTAAAATGAGTAAAAGAGCCTTTAAAAAAGTAGTTGGAAGATTATTAAAAGAAAATAAAATTGAATTTAAAGACAATGGAATACAGAGTCTTTAA
- a CDS encoding cyclase family protein: MYIDLTHLVSSTISVYPGTPSPIINEIYKIKEDGFRETLYSFYSHIGTHIDSPSHIVENGKSLDEFLMDKFIGNAYTIDVSGFYDKCISLEFIKQFVDKLNTNDFILFYSGYDKLWNTDAYFKNYPLFSKEAIQFISSFNIKGIGIDFISVDSIDSEDFYNHKVLLSKEIIIIENLTKLNTIIGRNVVFYGAPINIENANGSLVRAYAKCLD, from the coding sequence ATGTATATAGATTTAACTCATTTGGTTTCAAGCACTATTAGTGTGTATCCAGGTACTCCGAGTCCTATAATAAATGAGATTTATAAAATTAAAGAGGATGGATTTAGAGAAACTTTATATTCTTTTTATTCACATATAGGAACTCATATAGATTCACCAAGTCATATTGTAGAAAACGGTAAAAGTTTAGATGAATTTTTAATGGATAAATTTATTGGAAATGCGTATACTATTGATGTTAGTGGATTTTATGACAAGTGTATAAGCCTTGAATTTATTAAACAATTTGTGGATAAACTGAATACAAATGATTTCATTTTGTTTTATTCAGGATATGATAAGTTATGGAATACGGATGCATATTTTAAAAATTATCCATTGTTTAGTAAAGAAGCAATCCAATTTATAAGTTCATTTAATATAAAAGGTATTGGAATTGATTTTATTTCAGTAGATTCTATTGATTCAGAGGATTTTTATAATCACAAAGTCTTGTTGTCCAAAGAAATTATTATAATAGAAAATTTAACAAAGTTGAATACAATAATTGGGAGAAACGTTGTTTTTTATGGTGCTCCAATAAATATAGAAAATGCAAATGGTTCTTTAGTTAGAGCGTATGCGAAGTGTTTAGATTAG
- a CDS encoding diguanylate cyclase, which produces MTKLNGTIVVVDDSKFNILSICDLLKKNKYNVMSFLDSKEALNYININHTKIDLILLDVIMPGLDGYELCSILKQNEHVSSIPVMFLTSKNGTKDLIKGFELGAVDYIKKPFNEFELLNRVKAHVTIREVQRQLEEKNNMLKEEIKVRKETEKMLHRLATVDTLTEIHNRRYFMEKANNFFGKSLINNDKLSMMILDIDYFKKVNDTYGHHIGDQVLNEIGRVLKTQNSDNTITGRIGGEEFAIAVYGEDVNKAEKKAQLIRRKIKKISILTSEDEVKVTASIGVVEKNESVNSLKQMLVFADNALYLAKNTGRDKVVTQYIV; this is translated from the coding sequence ATGACTAAATTAAACGGAACGATTGTTGTTGTTGATGACAGTAAATTTAATATTTTATCTATTTGTGACTTGTTAAAGAAAAACAAATATAATGTTATGTCATTTTTGGATTCAAAGGAAGCTCTAAATTATATAAACATTAATCATACAAAAATTGATTTAATCCTATTAGATGTTATTATGCCTGGTTTGGATGGTTATGAACTTTGTTCTATTTTAAAGCAAAATGAACATGTTAGTAGTATTCCAGTAATGTTTTTAACTTCAAAGAATGGAACAAAAGATTTAATTAAAGGGTTTGAACTTGGTGCAGTAGACTATATAAAAAAACCATTTAATGAATTTGAACTTCTTAATAGAGTTAAGGCGCATGTGACAATAAGAGAAGTTCAGCGCCAATTAGAAGAAAAGAACAATATGTTAAAAGAAGAAATAAAAGTTAGAAAAGAAACGGAAAAAATGCTACATAGGCTAGCAACTGTTGATACACTAACGGAAATTCATAATAGAAGATATTTTATGGAAAAGGCAAATAATTTTTTTGGAAAATCACTTATAAATAATGATAAACTTTCAATGATGATTTTAGATATTGATTATTTTAAAAAAGTTAATGATACATATGGACATCATATTGGAGATCAAGTTTTAAATGAAATTGGAAGAGTTCTTAAAACACAAAACAGTGACAATACAATTACAGGTAGAATTGGTGGAGAAGAATTTGCAATTGCTGTTTACGGTGAAGATGTAAATAAAGCAGAAAAAAAAGCTCAATTAATTAGAAGGAAAATTAAAAAAATTAGTATATTGACTAGTGAGGACGAAGTGAAAGTTACAGCAAGTATAGGGGTAGTTGAAAAGAATGAAAGTGTTAATTCTTTAAAACAAATGCTTGTATTTGCAGATAATGCGCTTTATTTGGCAAAAAATACTGGACGGGATAAAGTAGTAACACAATACATTGTTTAA